TGAGCTGCTCGGCCCGCCGCTGGTGGTAGAGGCCCAGACGGCCCAGGGCCCGCACGACGTAGTAGGCGATGTCGGCGTCGCCCTCGTCGGCCAGCTCGCGCTCGCCGACCTCGACGACGCGCTCGTAGAGCTCGACGGCCCGGCGGTACTGCTCGTCGGAGTCGCGCACGATCGGCGCCTGGAGCTCGGTGACCTCGGCCCGGGCGAACAGTAAACGCAGGTTCTCGCGCACGTCGGGGGCCTGGTCGTAGAGCAGGTTGAAAATCTCCAGGGCCTCCTCGTACTCGGCGTACTCCCGGTGCAGCGAGCCCAGCAGGTAGAGGGCGTCCTTGTTGTCCTCGGGGCCGAGGATCATCTGCAGCTTGGTCGCCGTGCCCTCGGGGGGCGGGTTCTCGTAGAGCAACCGCACCAGGGACTCCAGGGCCAGCTTGCGGAAGCGGCGCTCCGGGTCCCCCGCCGGCAGGGAGTCGGTATAGCTGATCAGCCGGTTGTACTCGTAGACGGCGTCGTTGACCCGGCCCAGGCTCTGCTGGCACAGGGCTCGACCGTAGAGGGCGTTGGCGTAGAAGGGCTCGTCCCGGGTCAGCTCCTTGAAACGGCCCAGGGCGGTCTCGTATTCGCCCTCGCTGAAGGCGTCGTAACCCGCCCGCAACCGCTCGGAAGGCTCGACTCCGCCGCCGCCGGTGAACAGCGCCGGGTCGATCTCGGAGCCCGGCGCGGAGATGTGGATCGGCTCGGCGGTGTAGCGGTAGACGTCGTCGGCGGAAACCACCGCGGCGCTCAGCAGCGCCAGACTGACGAATAGACGGATGGGGACCTGCTTCAAGGGCGCAATCCTCCGATTTGACCGGGTATCCCGTAGTACTCCAGTTTAGGATTATAAAAAAGCCCCGCCGTCGGGGCAAGGCCGTCAGCGGGCTTCGCCGGGGGCCGTTTTGGGCCGGGGCGGACAACTGGTCAGCGCCACCGGGGTGCGCAGGCGGCGACCGTTGAGGAAACTGCGCAGATCAAGACGCTGCTGGTTGGGCGCCTGGACCTCCTCGAGGGCCAGGATGCCGCCCTCACCACAGGCCGTAAGCCCCGTCGAGCCCTCGAGGTCGAAGATCGTCCCCGGCGGCCGGTCCGTGCGCCCCTCGCGCAGGGCCAAACGGTGAACCTTGAGCCGTTGACCGTCGAGTTCGCAGTAGACGCCGGGCCAGGGCAACAGCCCGCGCCAGCGGTCGAACAGCTCCCGCGCCGGACGGCGGAAGTCCAACCCGCCGTGCTCCCGCCGCAGCAGGGGGGCGTAGGAGACCCGTCCCTCGGCCTGGGGTCGGGCCCGCTCCAACAGCTCGGCGCAATCACGCAACGCCGCGGTCAGCGCCGCGGCGCCGACGGGGATCAACCGTTCCAAGAGCTCCGGCGCCGTCGCGCGCCGCGCAACCTCGACCTCGCGCTGCAGCAGGATGTCACCGGCGTCCATCCGCCGGGCCACTCGCTGGACCGTCACCCCGGTCCGCCGGACGCCCTCGACCAGGGCCCAGTTGACCGGCGCCGCGCCCCGGTAGGCCGGCAGCAGGCTGTAGTGCAGGTTCAACGCCGCCAGCCGCGGCAGTCCGCGCAGCCGCCGGGGCAGGAACTGGCCGTAGGCCACCACGGCCAGCAGGTCCGGCTCGTAGGCCGCCAGCTCGTCAATGAAACCGGCGTCGCGGCAGCTCTCCGGCTGTAGCAGCGGCAGGCCGACCGCCTGCGCCGCCTCCCGGACCGGCGTCGGCGCGAGACGCTTGCCCCGCCCCCGGGGCCGGTCCGGCTGGCTGACCACGGCGACGACCTCCAGCCCCTCGTCCAGCAGATGCCGGAGGGTCCGGGCGGCCACCGCCGGGGTACCGAAAAAGATGATCCGTCGCTTCGCCATCGCCTTGATTGTAACGCACTTCGGCATCGAGAACCAGTTTCATCGACCGACCGCCCCCGCCCCCCGGAGCCCGGAAAACGGCCGCGGTCGGTTATCCACCGCTCAGACCCCCCGCCGCCGGAACCGGCACGGTTTTTGCGGAGGCGGACCGTTAACACCGTCCGTAACGGTCGCCGAGATGCAAAAACCGTGCCGGTTCCGGCGGCGGGGGGTTCGGTGGGTCGGTGGATCGGCCATTTTCCGGGCTCCGGCGGTTGTGGAAAAGCCGACCCCGGGGTCGGCACGGCGTGTCGCGGCGTCGGCTGTCGACGGACAGTTACTTCCGCTGTTCGTCCTCGAGGCGGCGCAGCCAGCCCTGATCGGTGCGGGCGGCAAGTTGTTTGAGGCGGCCGCGGAGCAGCATCCGTTGGCCCTTGGCCAGGTGGTCGACGAACATGAGGCCCTCGAGATGGTCTAACTCGTGCTGGGCGGCCCGGGCGGCCAGCAGGGCCAGCTCCAGTTCCAGCTTGCGGCCTTCGAGGTCGGTGGCCCGCAGGGTGACGCGGCTGTGGCGTTTGACCCGGCCGTAGATCTCGGGCAGGCTGAGGCAGCCTTCGCGGTCGATGTAGGGCTCGCCGGCGGGTTCGAGTTCGGGGTTGATGAAGACGCGGGGTTCCTCGGCCTCGGGGAGCAGGTGGTGGTGGAGGATGAACAGGCAGCGGCCGACGCCGACCTGGGGCGCGGCCAGTCCGAGGCCCTCGAAGGCCAGCATGGTCTCGCGCATGTCGGCGGCCAGGCGGCGGACCTCGTCGTCGATGTCGGCTATCGGCTCCGCGGCGCGGCGCAGGGCTTCGTGCTCGTAGCAGTGGATAGGCAAAATGGCCAAGAAAACTCCCGAACGTGGTTTAGACCTGTTTGTGGGGGTAGACTAACATCACAATCCCGACCTGTCAACTCGGCTGTTAACGGGTCAGGGATGGGGAACAGCGGGCGGCCGACGGGCGTATCTGGAAGCGATGATCATCCCCCGATGTTGACTGTCCCCGATCGATCCAACAAGCGAGGTTGTCGACGATGCGTAAACGTATCTTATCGCTCATCATACTCGTCTTTGTGTTGACCACCGTCAGCGCCCAAGAGGGGCCGGACGGTCTGGCAGTGCTGCGCGCCCTGCAGGACGCCTTCGCCCGGGTGGCGGCTGAGGCCTCCCGCTCCGTGGTCTTCATCGAGGTCACCAGCCGGCTGGAGGAATCCGAGGAGTTCTTCTTCGAGTTCTGGGGCTGGGAGGGTCCGGAGGAGCAGCGCGGCGCCGGTTCGGGCTTCATCATCGACCCCGAGGGCTACATCATGACCAACGCCCACGTAGTGGCCGACGCCGAGACCATCCGGGTCACCCTGGCCGATGAGCGGGTCTACGAGGCCGAGCTGGTCGGCGCCGACATCGATTCCGATGTGGCCTTGATCCGCCTGACCACGGAGGAGGAGTTGGCCCTGCCCGCCGCCCGGCTGGGCGATTCCGACGGTATCCGCGTCGGCGACTGGGTG
This portion of the Candidatus Coatesbacteria bacterium genome encodes:
- a CDS encoding tetratricopeptide repeat protein; the encoded protein is MKQVPIRLFVSLALLSAAVVSADDVYRYTAEPIHISAPGSEIDPALFTGGGGVEPSERLRAGYDAFSEGEYETALGRFKELTRDEPFYANALYGRALCQQSLGRVNDAVYEYNRLISYTDSLPAGDPERRFRKLALESLVRLLYENPPPEGTATKLQMILGPEDNKDALYLLGSLHREYAEYEEALEIFNLLYDQAPDVRENLRLLFARAEVTELQAPIVRDSDEQYRRAVELYERVVEVGERELADEGDADIAYYVVRALGRLGLYHQRRAEQLKYGGASFLPTVEADNGLELLIDESELEETDRSYIYSRNRITRFLDNYSAVIALLYTYNVAVPRPDHRLDLQITISPDGAVMDLEVLESNLPPSFTDQLTSMVAAWRFPPGRKRVVAVYPIVFDGEGDR
- a CDS encoding methionyl-tRNA formyltransferase, producing MPKCVTIKAMAKRRIIFFGTPAVAARTLRHLLDEGLEVVAVVSQPDRPRGRGKRLAPTPVREAAQAVGLPLLQPESCRDAGFIDELAAYEPDLLAVVAYGQFLPRRLRGLPRLAALNLHYSLLPAYRGAAPVNWALVEGVRRTGVTVQRVARRMDAGDILLQREVEVARRATAPELLERLIPVGAAALTAALRDCAELLERARPQAEGRVSYAPLLRREHGGLDFRRPARELFDRWRGLLPWPGVYCELDGQRLKVHRLALREGRTDRPPGTIFDLEGSTGLTACGEGGILALEEVQAPNQQRLDLRSFLNGRRLRTPVALTSCPPRPKTAPGEAR
- the def gene encoding peptide deformylase, with translation MAILPIHCYEHEALRRAAEPIADIDDEVRRLAADMRETMLAFEGLGLAAPQVGVGRCLFILHHHLLPEAEEPRVFINPELEPAGEPYIDREGCLSLPEIYGRVKRHSRVTLRATDLEGRKLELELALLAARAAQHELDHLEGLMFVDHLAKGQRMLLRGRLKQLAARTDQGWLRRLEDEQRK